ATTTGTAGATTCAGTAACATTTCCTGTTGTACCAGCATTATGTACTATGACCACTCGATCAAACTCTTTTTGcctcttattttttatagattgCATTATGATAcctagaaaaaatataaacataacaaataaaaatgttacacatATATAATCACATGATACTTTGCAAGCGTGTATGAACATGTATTTGTACCTACATAGTATACAACAAATTGATAATTATAgccattaattaataatctgaTTGCATGGTAATTGTGATCATATTATTAGTCacattttgtttaatagtagtatataaatgtatatatatacttacTATGTAATTCATCTTTTGTTGCTTTGCCCAGATCAACACTCACAGTGTCAACAGATATACTAGGAGGAATATAAGTAGCAGATTCTTTCAaagcatttaaatttgttgccAGTAAGAGAATATGAGAACCTTCCTGTAGGACAGAACCAAAGGATGTTGCAATTTGTCTTCCGATTCCACGACTTGCACCAGTTATTAGCAGAAATACTTTTCCAGATAATGCTTTGATCGACATGTTTCCTCTAAGATATAAGTTATTGCTTTACTCTTTGAATT
The sequence above is drawn from the Hylaeus volcanicus isolate JK05 chromosome 2, UHH_iyHylVolc1.0_haploid, whole genome shotgun sequence genome and encodes:
- the LOC128872135 gene encoding sepiapterin reductase-like isoform X2, giving the protein MSIKALSGKVFLLITGASRGIGRQIATSFGSVLQEGSHILLLATNLNALKESATYIPPSISVDTVSVDLGKATKDELHSIIMQSIKNKRQKEFDRVVIVHNAGTTGNVTESTNDMTDINAWRNYFDINVFSPAILNGVVMKIFNEETNTEKKIINITSLFGIQAGKGVGYYCTGKAAREMFFKVFALENPQVDVLNYSPGPVQTDMFQHICDEIPARLAQGIQVA